Part of the Lolium rigidum isolate FL_2022 chromosome 6, APGP_CSIRO_Lrig_0.1, whole genome shotgun sequence genome, tcacattatccaagacagtttagaattactacatgtagcattttccaattccaaccatataacaatttaacgaagaagaaacttcgccttgaacattatgagtaaagcctaaggacacatgtgtccatatgcaacagcggagcgtgtctctctcccacaaagtgaatgctaggatccatcttattcaaacaaaaacaaaaacaaaccgacgctccaagcaaaggacaaaagatgtgattgaataaaaatatagtttcaggggaggaacctgatgatgttgttgatgaagaaggggatgccttgggcatccccaagcttagacgcttgagtcttcttaaaatatgcaggggtgaaccacgggggcatccccaagcttagagctttcactcctcttgatcatagtatatcattctcctctcttgacccttaaaaacttccttcacaccaaacttcaagcaaactcattagagggttagtgcatcattaataattcacacattcagaggtgacacaatcattattttcacttctggacattgcataatgctactggacattaatggatcaaagaaataaatccaatatagcaaaagaggcaatgcgaaataaaaggcagaatctgtcaaaaacagaacagtccgtaaagacgaatttaaagctggcactagacttgctcaaatggaaaaactcaaaactaatgaaagttgcgtacgtatctgaggatcacgctcgtaaattggcagattttttcgaattttctacagagaattgtgcccagattcgtgacagacagcaatgctgtttctgcgcagcaatcccaaatataacatcaactttgacatagaaactttacttggcacaaaaacatgataaggagaggttgctacagtagtaaacaacttccaagactcaacaaaacaaaaaattgctgtaggtaaaaacatgggttgtctcccataagcgcttttctttaacgcctttcagctaggcgcagaaagtgcaaatcaagtaacatcgagagtagaagcatcaacatcattaccaggggtgttgggagttttctcaaccaagcatagtatatttgatatataagttttagcgtctcccttttcattagttttaggcttgctactctcatcgaacagattttcaggaacaagccaagcatagttattttctaatgcatcattcatagctaggagtttacatggtattggtgctttgatttcctcaccatcattaatgttattagtgtacattattctatccatgtccattttttcaaggagaccaataaaattggtatgagaacctagcatattaaacttagcaaaaacctttctagcctctcttgctagaccaccaaattctctaagaagggtttctaaaacaaaatctttcttttccccttcttccatatcaccaagtgtaagaaacatgtgttggattataggattgagattaacaaatttagtttccaacatgcgaactaaagcaagcagcagcaatttcataggtaggtgcaagttctaccaagtgtctatcttcaaaatcttcgagtaatactaacatgattgaaaaattcttctatattatttctcccaactatggacccacgtcctaccggtatgtcttttgtggtaaaattaaaaggaaacatgatgcaataagcaaaaagtaaactaggcaaacaaagtaaagacaagtaactaatttttttgtgtttttgatatagagagcaagacagtaaataaaataaaactagcaactaatttttttgtgttttgtttaggtgcagcaaacaaagtagtaaataaaataaagcaagacaaaaacaaagtaaagagattgagaagtggagactccccttgcagcgtgtcttgatctccccggcaacggcgccagaaaaagtgcttgatgcgcgtaaatgtacacgtccgttgggaaccccaagaggaaggtatgatgcgcacagtggcaagttttccctcagtatgaaaccaaggtttaatcgaaccagtaggagccaagaagcacgttgaaggttgatggtcgcgaaatgtgatgcggcgcaacaccagggattccggcgccaacgcggaatctgcacaacaaaaccaaagtactttgccccaacgaaacagtgaggttgtcaatctcaccggcttgctgtaacaaaggattaaacgtatcgagtggaagatgtttgcaaagaaaacagtaaacacaattgcagtagattgtatgctatgtaaagaataggaccggggtccacgagttcactagaggtgtctctcccataagataaaagcatgttgggtgaacaaattacagtcgggcaattgacaaatagagaaaggcataacaatgcatatacatgatatgataaatatagtgagatttaattgggcattacgacaaagtacatagaccgccatccaactgcatctatgcctaaaaagtccaccttcaggttatcatccgaacccctccgatattaagttgcaaagcaacagacaattgcattaagtatggtgcgtaatgtaatcaacaactacatccttagacatagcatcaatgttttatccctagtggcaacagcacatccacaaccttagaactttctgtcactgtcccagattaaatggaggcatgaacccactatcgagcataaatactccctcttggagttaagagtaaaaacttggccgagcctctactaataacggagagcatgcaagatcataaacaacacataaacaatagattgataatcaccataatcatagtactctctatccatcggatcccgacaaacacaacatatagaattacatatagatgatcttgatcatgttaggcagctcacaagatccaacaatgaagcacaacaaggagaagacgaccatctagctactcgctatggacccatggtccaggggtggactactcactcatcactccggaggcgaccatggcggtgtagagtcctccgggagatgaatcccctctccggcgaggtgccggaggcgatctccgaatcccccgagatgggattcgcggcggcggcgtctccgtaatgttttccgtatcgtggctctcggtaccgggggtttcgcgacggaagctttaagtaggcggagggtcaacgcgggggccacacgaggggcccagggggtaggtcggcgcggccggggcttgggccgcgccggccacccttctcggccgcctcgtggccccacttcattatctcttcggtcttccggaagcttcgtgcaaaaataggaccccgggcgaaagtttcgtccaattccgagaatatttctttactaggatttactgaaaccaaaaacagcagaaaacaacaactcggctcttcggcatcttgttaataggttagttccagaaaatgcataaatatgacatataatgtgcataaaacatgtaggtatcatcaataaagtagcatggaacataagaaattatcgatacgttggagacgtatcagtgatctgctgcttgtgttgttggtcagcgtggctttggcgggcagaccattggtgtaccgtgtggacactcagagccgctctctccatccggtcagtaacattggcagtaatgccttcttcgtgaattatatccggtgtatctccgtcgacaccgagtgtacccgacacttcgacctggctgcatctactacacggatttgggttatatcagagagtactctcatgatacaaaggcctgggatgagtggccagaacgtgtggatagaataggaaactacggtatgagaaatgaacacaagccataccgtttggaggatgtattggccgcacactgcagacggagggagttcaatgaatatttccttcgggTAATGCACGATTGGAGCAACgacgaaatatatgaggaggaatgaagaacaaattcattcatcctaatcttcttgttgtccatacattgcgtgcgtcttgtatattacaacgttattggctgcttttggctgctgtatgcagtttccctatgtattatacttagttttctgattatgcagttgtcaatttatcatatactagcttctacatttgctactagatttgctgccatattgggcaaaaaacgagggccaaaaggcataaataaccccagagatttgctactagatttgctgccatattgaagaaagacagaaatagaagcttctctagatttgatactaatttggtgaaaaagacagagagagaaagaggggaaaaggtgctcttaaaaatgccaatttgggccgagagagacaaaacccagctcctctcacgtgcaaccaaacgcttctcgtcctgtcccacgcggtccctttctaccagccccacgcgacgcggccccacgcaacgcggccccacacgacgcggccccacagacgacgcggcgcaacacgccagcacagaacgtccaaataaacggattccttccgtctgagctccttctgcgggtttcaaactagagggaggggaaaactgaggaaaaactaaggggctggggaaaactgagtacaactaacgacccgagggcacgaaaatagaaatcccaaaaaaaaatggagggagtatatagctTAGGGGAAAGTCCTTGCTTCAAAGTAGGGAATGGGAAGAAGTACTAAAGTGAAATCATATTACATCGAACTTCTTTTTCATGTATTTCAAGTTTAATATAGAAAACTAACCGCAACAAAAAAAAGGGAAAATTAATTCGGATTCCAGGTGCAAATGCATCCTCtacaaaaaaaagtaaatagCCATCAAAGTTTGATAAAAAGTTCCACatttacatctccataatataaatATATTTGTCAAGTTTCTTGGAAAACCGATATCTTCTGTTCTCTATGTATGAAAGAGAAAATTTATATTGTGAAAaaccttatttttagcaccaattttttgtcttttttatagacGCCACACGATAAGTTGAATTTTCATGCAATGACTTTGTGGgcatgtagcacgtgaagatgtacgtgtaattttttttaatattttaaaatatatctaagatacatttcaaataaaggaagcatatgctTCCAGGAGTCAAAAACACCACTTTAAAAAAAAGTTTCTCCTAATACATGCTCCATAACAAGACAAGAATTCGttctttattatgatgattttatgcgaaaAAGAGAAGTCACATTCACGAGTTCCTCAAAAATAGAAACTTCTCTTGAACATTCTACGGTAACTATATCGTAATATGGTGCCTTAATTTTAATACCAACGCCATTTGGCTTATACATAATAATCcgacgtgcaaagcacgtgcaaATTACTAGTATAGTTAAAAGCATAGATATAGTACTGTTTGATAAACCTCCTGCCTACCTTTTTTTTTCCCATTTCTGAGCATTTTACCAcgttttctttttcatgttttgtgtCGACAGAAAAGTGCTAAGGAGTTGGCTCTGCATCAGCTGGCTTCAGCAAATGCACTCGAATTTGCTCAACTGAAGACCTTATCCACTTTTCAATGTTGCTATGCCCTACTGCTGTTAATGTGATGGTAACTGCATGCTGATAGTCAGATCGCACATCATGGCAGTGAATAATCTGCTTCTGTTTCAGTTAGAGGCGGTTGGTGTGATTGGAACATCAAGCTGAGAATCCATCCTTCATGAATAAATGGCACTTAGTCATGGCGTTGCATGTTTGATACATCTGCCTTCTAGTATCCGTTCATAGTGTTTCTTGTTGTTTCTATCAGTGCCATTTACTTGGTACCATAGAATGAATGAATACCTGAAATGCAaatgttttttgtttgtttgtttgtggtATCCCTGGGTGCATCTTTTATTCATGAGCAGTTGAGCTTCTTTCAGAGTTTCAGTGTACCAAGAGCTCAATAAGAAGCAGGCGTAATAATAATTCATAAAAGCTTGTCAGGCCTAGCAATTCAGGAAACCTCTATACCTAATGTTATCAAAATTTGAAAACCCTTCTCTCTATGTTAGCTCTCATGGTATTAGTATTAGGCATCATCCAttctgctttttccagcagatttGGCACATCTGTTTGTATGTCAACCCAGTCTGCTCTGCTGCCTGCTGGGACCTGAATTTCGGCTGCCAAGTTCAGGCATATCCTGTCTCAGATTGACACAAATGTAGACCATCCAAGAGTCTCAGCAATCCCTAGTTAGCTTCATTGGCCAGTCCCAACTTCAGACACTTTACCTTTGTTATTCAGAAAGCAACACTTCAGATCAACTTCTACAGTGAAAGACTGAAGGCAAATGTTACATATTACTACTGAACATGTTAATTGCCACAGAAATGACATATGCTATCAATAAGAGTGTTATTGGTTTTTTTTGTCAGGCAAGGAATGCATCTGAATACTCTTGGACATTTGCAAGTCTCATTTTCTCATAACTAAAATATCAGCATGAGCACAGGAGGGCGGAGGCCTATGTAAACATGCACTATGCCACTACAGTAATCAGCTGACTCGGTTTGATCTCTAGCTGCTTTCTGAGTACTAATGCACTATGAGAGCAGGATTCCAGGTGCTAGTAGGTTGATTTCTAATTTTCTATCCTAGCTGAGCTGGTCTCTCGCACTAATATTGCAGCGACCACCGACTTAGAACCCAATTACTCTGAACACCTATTTTCAAAGTCTGGCAGAATCACTTAGACTGAGTTCTTCTGAAGGATGTAGCTGCAGATCTTGTGATGCTAAGAGTTTCTTCATCGTGTCACCCTTTCTTTGCTATGAACTCCTGTAATTTCTGTCTGAATGATAATATTAGTATCTTCGCAATATTATTATATTTTCTTTGTCGAAAAAATGTACTTTTCAGAGGTGACTAGGAAATTCAGTCATCATCCCAaacttgcctcgtttcaaaaacaaatgaaacaTATTTTTCAGATAGTTAGCGCGCTGTACCGAACTTTTATGAATTCATCGTTCTAGTCACGTCCTTCGAGAGAGGCCAAAGACGTACGTGGCACTACCGACACGACCTTGTGGCATGCACAGCTTTGTTTATTTGCAGGATAACCACTCCCTGATAATGAGAGATCCATACGTGCATGCACACGTACTCTCCCTTCTCCTGCCAGCTTGTGTCAGTGTGCATCTCGAACTCGAATACGCCATTATTCTGGAACGGAGCTCATCGCTATAAATAATCGCTTCAGCTACACTTTCTCTGCATCGCAAGTCGCAACAGTTCAATACAAAACCACACACCTCAGCTGTAGATCGATCAGTAATCGAGGAGAATGGAATACCAGGGGCAGCACGGGCAGGCGACCAACAAGGTGGAGGAGTACGGCCAGCCGGTGGCCGGGCACGGCGGCGTCACAGGCGGACCCACGCGGACACACGGCGCCACCGCTGCCGCCGGTACCGGAGGCGGGCAATTCCAGCCGATGAAGGACGACCACAAGACCGACGGCATCCTACGCCGCTCCGGCAGTTCCAGCAGCTCCAGCTCGGTACGTTCCGTCTCGATCGCTCGCCTCAGTACATCATCTTAGTTAATTTGATGTGCTTGTGTATATGTGATGATGAAACTTATGTACGTATATGTATTTATAGTCTGAGGACGACGGCGTtggcgggaggaggaagaaggggatgaaagagaagatcaaggagaagcTCCCCGGAGGCAACAAGGACACCGCCCAGCAGCagcagacggcggcggcgaccaccgGCACAGGCACTACTGCGGAGGCCACCGGCGAAAAGAAGGGGGTGATGGGAAAGATCAAGGAGAAGCTTCCCGGCGGGCAGCATTGAGCTATCTGTGTTCTATAGCCTCGTATAGAATAAGTTGTCCCGCGTGCGACGGCGTGGACGCGTGTTCGTAATACCGACATGGTCGGTGTGATATGCTTTGTGTGAGCCGATTGTATATTTATGTACAATGTTGTATGTATACTTTCTCCATTCCCACGAATAAGGATTATATATTTTTCGAAAACTTAGGAAAAAAACTACCAACATTATAAAATCATATAAAtattatatgaaaatatatttaatgGTGTATCTAACTATATTGATTTAATTTGTACcatacatgttaatgatttttttctAAAACCTTGATTAAACTTTACATAGTTTAGAAAAAATATAAACCTTATTTATTGAAATAGTGATAATATTATTTTCGTATCAGGAAAATATTACAGTAATATTTTTTAGATGGGGGTTTTCATTTACGGTTTGATTGCTTTGAGCGAGTAGGCATGCTACCTTCCAAGAGACAAGGATATCGGGAGGCGGTGGCCATGCTAAATTTATCTAAGGTTCTCCCCTTCTCATGGTGTCGCTCGTCTACTTCATCTTCGGAGGTGTGGCGGAGACGGCCTCTCACCAgcaaaaaggcttatattttagTTTAGCTTTGTTTTTCGGTGTTTTTTTTGGGATGGTGAGATCGCATCTACATCATGAAGTCCTCTTTGTTCTATCCACGTTCGGTGGTATGTCTAGTGTTGGCGGATGGCGCATGGAGTCGGACACGATGGATCTTCTAagatccggtcggttttcgtgcTCGTTCGTGTGATTTTATATCAATCTCTTTCGATTTACAGTTGTCATCATTGGTTATGGTTGCTGCTATGATGTGATGGTTCTTGAGGCCGTAGCACGACGACTTATTGTCTGTTTATTACAACATGTTTTATTTTTGCCCTTTTTTGGCGAAAAGTCCATCGATCTGTTAATGACCATCAACAACAATATAAAGAGcactaaaattaataaaaaattatagataggtCACCGGACCAGCTAGTGAAGACTAAGCACTAGAGTGAGCTGAAGGCGCGCAGTTGTCCTTGCCCATCCCTAACATGAGCCGGACAAAATTTGTTGTAGTAAAACTTGTTGTAGTAAATAGTCGAGAGGTCAGCGTTCTAAGGCTCCAAAGAACCGGAGCACCATTGCATCAACCATCACGAAAGATGAGAATCATAGATCGGAAGGAACAGACTTGCAACCATACCAACTGACATGAACACCAACCGGATTTCAGGAAATCCGCCTGGAAGAGAACTCCATACTCCCTCTGCGGGCGCTAGGTGCACTGCTAGAACAGGGATAAGACGAGAAGGACCTTATTCTGATTTCATGACATAGCCACCGCACGCCTCACCACCATGAAGAAGACAACACAAATATCTATAAAAAATGAAAACCTCTTGTAGTCCTGCCGGCGAGAGGTCGTGATCTGCCACACCTTCAAGGCCCCAAGGTAACCGGAGGCGTACTTATTGAAGGTGTTACCAACGAGGCGATGGAAccctagattggttttctttgagCGCCACCTTTCTCTCTTATGCACCGTTTCAGAATTTGGGgaaagttttgcccggtttcaataATGGAGGGGCGGTGGCATGCCTGGCCCACCCTAGTGTATGTAGTGTTTGCTAGGTGATCTAAATATCTATCTATAAATTTTTTTTTGGGGCTAGTTGTAgtgttgttgatgattattagatCGGCAATTTattaaaaaaagagagagaaaaggagCCGTGAACTCAAAATTTGTTGATCCACTCCTCAAAGTTGCTATGCCCTACTGCTGTGAATAACTGAATACGGTTTTGTCCTTGATGGTCCTTGAGCTTACGCCTTGAGCTCGCGCTAGTGTATGTAGCCGTCTTCATGGGCGGGCCCAGGACCTTTACAATGGGTATTCAAAAGAAAACATAATATAAAAAAAGTCGAAAACAGACCAATTACTCGTTTGTGTCAACACTAGGATTATATTTTATACAATGTGAACGAAAATTGATAACTGTATGACATGATTTGAAAAGTTTAACAAAAAAATTGGGTATGCACCTGCATACCCATTAATACATGTAGGCCCGCCCATGGCCGTCTTAGGCTCATGCTAGTGTATGTATTCATCGCTAGGTGGTCTAAGTATTTGTTTATAATTTTTATTACTATTTAGGTTATTTATAAGTtggtgattattaatagatcagcgatttctttaaaaaaaatagaGGGAAAAGGAATCATGAACTTTTTCAGTCCAcccgcaaaaaaagaaaaaaaaatcagtccCACCAGATTGTCGTGCAATCACCGAAATGGCGCTAGCATGAGCGAGATGTTTTCATGTTGGCTTTGCATAACTCAAAATTTGTTCAATTGAAGGGCCTTGATCCACTCCTCAAAGTTGCTACTGCTGTGCATAACTGCGTGCTGATTTGTCCTTGATGGTCCATGGTAGTTGTGATTGCACGGCAGCCGCTTCTATTCCGTTTGCAGGGGGGTTGGTGTGATTGGAACATCAAGCAGACGTGCATCTTCAGGTTGCTGAGAGTATCAAATCTTGTATCCGTTGTGACTTCGTGAGATTTGGTTTCGAATATAAACGACACTTAATCATGGTGTTGCATGCTTGATCGATCTGTCTTGTATCCGTTTGGAATGTTTCTTGTTGTTACTATTCACTGCCATTTATTTAGGTCCATGTGCGCACTCTTGCTTAATTGCTCCTATGATTGAATGAATACCTGGAATGCAGGCTGTTTTATTTGCCTTTATCATCCGAGGGTGCATCTCTTATTGCCGAGCAATACAGACATAACATAGGTTCTTTCACTGTACCAAGACCACAATAAGGAGTGGCAGTAAACAATACTCGTAAGCGCTTCTCAGCACTAGGCCATTCAAGAAACCTCTATATCAAATATGATCAAGCTTTTGAAAGCTCCTCTATTCTTGTTACCTGTCATGGTACTAGGGTTCATCCATTTTGCCCTCTCCAGCAGATTTAGCCTATACCCTATCTGTATTTACATTAACAGTCAGCTGGGACCTGCAATCCTGGTTCGAAGTTCAGGTATAGTCTGTCTTAGAGTCTCGAATTGACACCAAAGTAGACTATGACTATCCACGAGTCCGCATCACCAACTTCAGATACAttacctcattattcagaaaggaACACTTGAGGTTAACTTGTACAGTCAAAGATCGGAAGCAAATTTTCCATATTACTACTGAAAATGTCAGTACGAATAACACATGCGGTCAATAAGAGTTTATTGGTTGATATTTGTCCAAGGAAGAAATACACCCACATCACTGAGGTATCAGCATGAGCACACTGTGTACAAAACTGCAAATGCACTACGCCACTACACTAACCAGCTGACACAGTGAGATCCCAAgctgctctctgaatcaacactaTGAGATAAGGACCTCAGGTGCTTGTAAGTAGATCCCTAACCTAGCTGAGCAAGTCTGGCACTAATATTGCACTGATCACCGAGTCAGAACCCGATTATCATGATCTGCTCCAGCTTGAACCCAAATTGCATAGGAAACACACGACACAACATCACGAGTTTATGCCACATTAACCGAAGTATACTGTACCATGCTCTGTATTGGTAATTTGGTATTCTCTATTGACTTGATCCATTGTGATTCTTGGGGCAGTCTGGGTAATTGTTACCCCCAGTGCAGAAATCGTGACATATTTAACTCTTGCCAGCTAAAAGCTTCCAAAATACTCTGCTATTTCGTAATACTGATAATGTAGTAGGATTGTATGAGAACGCAAATATAGTAGTGTTTGAGTTTGATGAACCTC contains:
- the LOC124667621 gene encoding dehydrin DHN2-like, translating into MEYQGQHGQATNKVEEYGQPVAGHGGVTGGPTRTHGATAAAGTGGGQFQPMKDDHKTDGILRRSGSSSSSSSSEDDGVGGRRKKGMKEKIKEKLPGGNKDTAQQQQTAAATTGTGTTAEATGEKKGVMGKIKEKLPGGQH